In the genome of Lathyrus oleraceus cultivar Zhongwan6 chromosome 4, CAAS_Psat_ZW6_1.0, whole genome shotgun sequence, the window GCCTACCATCCTGCTTTCAACTTGCCTCTGAAACGGCCCGGATTTTCATctccttcctgacctcggcggtgcgtggaataacaatctcaacccgctcctcgggcggctgaatcaccttctcctcttgttttagCAATCTGattaattccagcagatcacagtcttcttcgtcttcttcttcagcaagatagatcggtttatcgaagtcatatgaggggtaaccaaattgttatcgacGAGATCCGGAAACTTgtttttgaagtcggaacgagacaaaacaaaaagataaaaatgaaaataaacattgtcatttttattttgtttttaaactgcaaaaataaatgaaaaacagggaacgccgctttttgactgaaaaacatccttttattcatgatgcagaaatgcaaatttaaacatgaggtggcccttacaatggaccattgcgtgtcgggcaacacgtatggctttcatgcaaataaactgaaaacaagaaataataCTCTTCCAGACGAGTAACAGTGttgatcttttaggccttccagctccctggcacgcacgattttatccactGATCAATTCCCCAGTCACTGTTAGTTTCTTTACCCACTGCCCGGGTGTAATTTGAATCTTCAGTAATTGCATTCcccatcacctgaccatgcgccggtatgggattagcattaacatctGTCAATAGTGAAAAATGGAGGGCCTTGGACTCCAGCAGGTCTTGAACagtatgcttaaaggctctacaaccctcaatgtcatgcccctgcgtaccagaatgaaattcacacctggcgttctcattatAGTTTGGTGGCCACTGATCTGCTCTCAATGGAGCTAAcgtccttggctgaaccatccccagatccatcaactttttaaacagagcagcatatggcatgggtggcttgtcaaaatgacgatcaaccccttttccttTCACCTGATTCCCAGCTCCCTGTCTCTTCTGTGGAGTTGGCTGAGGTTGCTGCCGGAttgactgattaccagcagggatggttactgcagcagtgtgctggtagtaacgacctctaccgtgtcctctctgggcgtacacaaCACTCGAGTCACCCTCATCCTTGCACTGGtcattaccaaaggatttcttcggtccagacaACGAAGtgtttccttgcatgttccccatcttcagccagtcttcaatcctcctcaccttttcggcaattaccTTTTGCtccaaggcgaactcttgcatgacactgATCAGTTCTCCCATCCTCTttttcagctcgagaatgtcagcgttggacgaattcatcattcctgtgtcaatcaaaacaggttagaaactgacacctgcaaaacagaaaacaagttattatgcatgaatgcaatgtctatccatatgaagaacactttgtctctcgatcctggcttcattgagacatATAACAATCCGCGGCAAACTTCTTATATTCAGCATTCAATctcatcgtgcagatcggagatatgtgatttggcatgaatacccccaaccatgtgtgtgcttgtgtgagtgcatacggtaaagcaaataaagcttgaagatcaatcactgacTGAAAATCACCATCCATAACCAAAAGAGTGCACTatcagtgccatagtcatacatcaactCAGATAAAGccaaatacaatcctccagaatcaggaaaagaaatacaaacaagtgaattccgtcaacaagcctgacggtaatccaacacaaatgaaagatctagctagatgagggtcccgcaggtggccctatctcatcttccatcctcgcgaactctgcggcgaacctgagctcggtgttctcctgctgtagtcttccaacttccttctgatgaatcttcatctgcctgaagtaatggTCTCTCTCAGCTAggtaatgatctctctcagccctgatctttgccttctccgcttcccactctgcagcaagAACTCTGGCTCTCTCATCTCTCTGTTCCTTGgcaaggatttgcctcctcttctcatcctcaatcaccttcgatgctctgaacaacttctccttggtgatgtcatgctccttgTTAGATGATGCTAAGGCctggctgatcttcccatagtaggtTGTATCCATCTCGAAGCGTTTGGCCTCCAAGGCATGCCGCTTGTCCTGATCTTCCATCTTTACTTTCATCTCTTGGTTGGAtgtctgaatccgagcaacagtcatctctAACTCCGCTTTCTCCGCAAGTAACTGATCTCTagccctcttcatctcaaggaattcttccatgctgacagaagaacttggaccctcgATCCTAGGACACACAGAGTCACCTCCAGGAAACGGTAGAAATGTAgactcaatcctcttccgcaaccaatcctcaaatagtggaaaataccggcagttgactttgccataaggaaccttacccctcctctggatatctcgccattcgtccaatacctgcctcaacttggtctggttaccatcaatcgggaaatagaaggactcctgaatctctcgcccgagaggaggaccctctatagcaaaccccatctgtctccggagaagcatcgggttgtaattaatgcaaccctgaactcccactaaaggcacattaggtaaactcccgCAACTGCAGATGAAGTCCCGACCAGctaaaccattatgagtccaagcgatgtcatcagcccgcagacccatcaatcggaaggaccacttgacactaGGGTCAATCTGaacaaaagcacctcgggaaggcaaataccccatgaaccatctaaagagcaactgagagcagcatctgaccagacccccacgcctcttctcattcctgttatgcactgaatagtagacatctccaatcagggtaggaatagggtttctctgcataaacaatctgatagcattatggtccacaaaattcttctggttaggaaacaacacaatcccataaatgctcacagcaatcagagcacagaccgtcttccagttacccacagcagcatgttccttggcattggcctccaagaaactcaaatgaaacccgggtagctttcctttttccttcaaaccttccttgaccatttccggactcaaataaagagcacgtgaaattccaaggacatctggctctgctctggtgacatgaaaaggaatctgatcacggatctgaatacccaggatgctgacataatcctccatcagaggtcccaacagatagtctggaaaaacgaaacacctcaacccagggtcatagaactgaagaagagtgtggatggcgctcctgtcgcagtcagtgagtctgaaaaccatcttcagaataccgccgtatgactctctaaacattcccacatggtcaggagtaatcaatgctatcatatccttgagcacaccaatctctggatcaaagaaactgtaagcaatgttgttcttcaaaccggtcctcatactggagcagaaatctctcaaccagaatctcgatcaaaagtgtccctgcatatgggtaaacatgggttagatgcaattaatgcaaaatgtaatgatgctgatgaatgaatgcaatgcgttgccatcctccaagccatctgatcatttgcactgaatctgggctctgaactgatcataaccatctgaggaatgtacaatcccaattctgacccacgggttccgaaataaacggaagacagatacatcatcatcaccatcatcaccaaaccatATCCGAGTAGACACATCACCCCtatctgaatcggcccggggaacccgaaataaacggatccccactgataaaatatctcggcccggggaatccgaaataaacggatccccactgataagtcacggacagcactccggcgtcacggcaataaatgaccataaatccgacttataattatgtctctgaatcacagatcaaaagtcaccatctggaggctatctgaacaaacatctgacagaacaaccctcccctcacaggtaagttctaatcaagtcatcctaaggcggataatggtctcgacaatcgggcggagatactcaatgggtttgccctttcgggtgtgccattgtagctcccttaaaatcgtctaaaccaaagatccgggaatgatcggtcaccagagtcaacaactcaaatggagtgactcaaacaaagcggaatatccacagagatgagcactatcaagtgagcctcgtccggcttgtggcacatcacgccgc includes:
- the LOC127138579 gene encoding uncharacterized protein LOC127138579 — protein: MRTGLKNNIAYSFFDPEIGVLKDMIALITPDHVGMFRESYGGILKMVFRLTDCDRSAIHTLLQFYDPGLRCFVFPDYLLGPLMEDYVSILGIQIRDQIPFHVTRAEPDVLGISRALYLSPEMVKEGLKEKGKLPGFHLSFLEANAKEHAAVGNWKTVCALIAVSIYGIVLFPNQKNFVDHNAIRLFMQRNPIPTLIGDVYYSVHNRNEKRRGGLVRCCSQLLFRWFMGYLPSRGAFVQIDPSVKWSFRLMGLRADDIAWTHNGLAGRDFICSCGSLPNVPLVGVQGCINYNPMLLRRQMGFAIEGPPLGREIQESFYFPIDGNQTKLRQVLDEWRDIQRRGKVPYGKVNCRYFPLFEDWLRKRIESTFLPFPGGDSVCPRIEGPSSSVSMEEFLEMKRARDQLLAEKAELEMTVARIQTSNQEMKVKMEDQDKRHALEAKRFEMDTTYYGKISQALASSNKEHDITKEKLFRASKVIEDEKRRQILAKEQRDERARVLAAEWEAEKAKIRAERDHYLAERDHYFRQMKIHQKEVGRLQQENTELRFAAEFARMEDEIGPPAGPSSS